One Deltaproteobacteria bacterium DNA segment encodes these proteins:
- a CDS encoding GIY-YIG nuclease family protein, which produces MKFYYVYILQSQSTPEHYYTGFTEDLDSRLKSHNSRQVSHTSKYKPWRIKTAIVFTDRKRALDFEAYLKTPSGRAFAKKRL; this is translated from the coding sequence ATGAAATTTTATTATGTTTACATTCTGCAGTCCCAATCTACTCCAGAACATTATTACACAGGTTTTACCGAAGATCTTGATTCACGCCTGAAATCTCACAACTCCAGACAAGTTTCACATACCTCAAAATACAAGCCGTGGCGTATAAAAACAGCCATTGTTTTTACTGATCGAAAAAGGGCATTGGATTTTGAGGCATATCTAAAGACTCCTTCCGGCCGAGCCTTTGCAAAAAAGCGACTCTGA